The Chitinophaga lutea genome contains the following window.
TCGAAGGCCGTATCACGGAAGAATTCGGGGTATTCACGCTGGATGTGAGTTATATGCGGAAGATCGGGTACTTCGAAGACAAGGCCCCGGCGTTGAAAAATGCGATGTAACCCACAATGGATGCAAGTTGCATGCGGGAGACCGGATACTTCGAAGACAAGGCCCCGGCGTTGAAAGATGCGATGTAAAAAGAAACGCTCCGTTAATAACGGAGCGTTTCGTATAATTTTCCCGTAGACGTAACCGGGCGTTTATTTCTGTAGTCTGATCATATCAGGATTGTCGCGAAGTTTGCCGCAACCTGGCGTCGATGCCAGAGAAGCAGCGCCTCAAACCTATTCCAGCCCGAACAGCCCCTGGTTCAGCAGCTGCAGGGTTTTTTCCTTGTGCTGCCCGCCTACCAGGATGGAAATGTTATGGCGGCTGCCGCCGTAGGAGATCATCCGTAAAGGCACTTCGTTCATCGCTTCAAACAGCTTTTTGAGGATGGAAGGCGTAGCCGCCACTTCGTTGCCCACGATGGAAACGATCGCCTGGTGGTGGTCGAGTTCCACGGTACCGAAAGGCTGCAGTTCTTTCAGGATCTGATCGAGGTTCTTCTGATCGTCGATCGTGAGGGAAACGGCCACTTCGGAAGTGGTGATCATATCGATGGGCGTGCGGTATTTTTCGAACACCTCGAATATTTTGCGGAGGAACCCGTAAGCCAGCAGCATACGGCTAGATTTGATCTTGATGGCGATGATGCCGTCTTTCGCAGCGATGGCCTTCACCCCGTTGCCGTTCGGCATTTCGGTAATGATGGTGCCTTTTGCTTCCGGCTGCATGGTGTTCAGCAGTTTCACGGGGATGTTAAAATGCTGTGCGGGCCAGATGGAAGCCGGGTGCAGGATCTTCGCGCCGAAGTAAGCCAGCTCGGCCGCTTCGTCGAACGACAGCTGGTCGATCGGGAAGGTTTTTTTCACGACGCGCGGGTCGTTATTGTGCATACCATCGATGTCTGTCCAGATCTGGATTTCAGACGCCCTGATGGCGGCGCCGATGAGGGAAGCGGAATAGTCGCTGCCGCCGCGTTTGAGGTTATCCACCTCTCCGCGTGCGTTGCGGCAGATATAACCCTGGGTGATGAACAGCGTGTCGCCTTTATGCTGATCGATCAGCGCGCTCAGTTTCACCTTCATGCGGGGGATTTCCGGCTCTTCGAACTCGTCGATGCTCATGAATTCCAGGGCAGGCAGCAATACGGCTTTGATGCCTGCGTCGTCGAGGTAGGCGCAGAACAGTTTGGTCGACAGCAGTTCGCCTTGCGCCAGGATGTCTTTATTGAGCGCTTCGTTGAAAGATATTCTCAGGATGATGTTCAGGAACTCAAAATGTTCGTCTACAATCGCCTTTGCTTTCTCACGGGCGGCCTCGCCTTTTACCAGTTCGGTGCAAAAGGTGCGGTAGTGGCTTTCCAGCTTGTCGATCTGCTGCTTGGCCTGTTCCTTCTTACCTTCCACCAGGGACTGGCTGATTTCCACAAGGGCGTTGGTGGTGCCCGACAATGCAGACAATACCACGATCTTGGCATCGCTGTCTGCAGTGATCAACTTCGCTACGGCATGCATGCGCTCAGGTTTACCAACCGAGGTTCCGCCAAATTTTAAGACTTTCATTTGTAGTTAAGGTATATATATGCTTAAAAATCAATTTTAAATTTCATCGCGATCTCTCCCAGGTCTTTTACCACGGGGGCCAGAAGGGGGATGCCGCTTTGGCGTCTTTCCGCTTCCATTTCCCGCTCCGGGTCGCCCGGGATCAGCACTTTCTCCTGTCCCTTCACGGTGGCGGCGTTCCGGAAGCGGCCTATCCAGTTGTCCATATGCGATTTGAACTCATCCGCCGGGCGGAAGGCGTCTACACGCATGGCGCCGAAGAAGTGGCCCAGGCCTTTACCCACCGGATCGGGCGGCAAAGGCAGGAAACTCACGAATGGCGGCGCCCAGGGGCCGTAATTGGCGCCTGAAAACACGGCCGAAAATATATCAACTATTGCACCCAGGCAATACCCTTTATGACTTCCATGCTCCCGGTCGCCTCCCAGCGGCAGCAAAGCGCCCCCGCTTTTCAGTTCGTTGGGGTTGGTGCTGGGCACGCCCTGTTTGTCCTGGATCCACCCCAGCGGCGCTTCCTGCTCCTTGCGTTGCAGGATTTCCAGTTTGCCGTTGGCGGCGGTGGTGGTCGCGAAATCGGCCACAAATGCAGGCTGTTGGCCGGCAGGAATGGCTACGGCGATGGGATTGGTACCGAGCATGCGCTCGGTGGCGAAGGTGGGCGCAACAAGAGGGCTGGCATTGGTCATCGCCATCCCGATCATATCGTGCTCCAGCGCCATCATGGCGTGATAACCGGCGATGCCGAAGTGATTGGAGTTCCGCACGCTCACCCAGCCGGTACCGGCCGTGCGGGCCTTTTCCAGGGCCACTTTCATGGCGAAGGGGGCTATCACCAGCCCAAGGCCGCTATCACCGTCCACTACCGCCGTGCTGGGCGTTTCATGCACGATCCTGATATCGGGCCTGGCGTTGATGCGGCCGGCTTCCCAGAGGCG
Protein-coding sequences here:
- a CDS encoding aspartate kinase; protein product: MKVLKFGGTSVGKPERMHAVAKLITADSDAKIVVLSALSGTTNALVEISQSLVEGKKEQAKQQIDKLESHYRTFCTELVKGEAAREKAKAIVDEHFEFLNIILRISFNEALNKDILAQGELLSTKLFCAYLDDAGIKAVLLPALEFMSIDEFEEPEIPRMKVKLSALIDQHKGDTLFITQGYICRNARGEVDNLKRGGSDYSASLIGAAIRASEIQIWTDIDGMHNNDPRVVKKTFPIDQLSFDEAAELAYFGAKILHPASIWPAQHFNIPVKLLNTMQPEAKGTIITEMPNGNGVKAIAAKDGIIAIKIKSSRMLLAYGFLRKIFEVFEKYRTPIDMITTSEVAVSLTIDDQKNLDQILKELQPFGTVELDHHQAIVSIVGNEVAATPSILKKLFEAMNEVPLRMISYGGSRHNISILVGGQHKEKTLQLLNQGLFGLE
- a CDS encoding Ldh family oxidoreductase, with translation MEQVFPYEHLHAFTQDVFTKMGCSPEEAALATTVLLSADLRGIDSHGVARLSGYIRLWEAGRINARPDIRIVHETPSTAVVDGDSGLGLVIAPFAMKVALEKARTAGTGWVSVRNSNHFGIAGYHAMMALEHDMIGMAMTNASPLVAPTFATERMLGTNPIAVAIPAGQQPAFVADFATTTAANGKLEILQRKEQEAPLGWIQDKQGVPSTNPNELKSGGALLPLGGDREHGSHKGYCLGAIVDIFSAVFSGANYGPWAPPFVSFLPLPPDPVGKGLGHFFGAMRVDAFRPADEFKSHMDNWIGRFRNAATVKGQEKVLIPGDPEREMEAERRQSGIPLLAPVVKDLGEIAMKFKIDF